One Dethiosulfovibrio faecalis genomic region harbors:
- a CDS encoding DNA methyltransferase, with protein MIKKKNLLKKNVALGKPDGGNLFDEEVVSDDGPVKCLGLEFENDDARRAHFTEELRKKLQDPEFRKIEGFPIGEDEDILKLSDPPYYTACPNPWIADFIDEWERQKPEKPADYHYHREPFAADVSEGKNDPIYNAHSYHTKVPHKAIMRYILHYTEPGDIVFDGFCGTGMTGVAAQMCGDRDVVTSLGYQVKPDGTILQEETDEDGKKVWKPFSKLGARKAVLNDLSPAATFIAYNYNTPVDVYAFEREAKRILAEVEEECGWMYETLHTDGKTKGKINYAVWSDVFVCPECAGEVVFWDAAVDKEAGKVRDSFPCPHCHAELTKRKMERAWTTKFDSALNDSVKQAKQVPVIINYSIKDQSGRFEKSPDKNDLTLIEKIENSEIHYWFPNYRMMKGKETRRNDPAGITHVHHFYTKRNLCVLAAVRIRSSSSFLISQLAMWWTLTKLYRYRWAGGIAGAGGGPMAGTLYIPSLIKEISVLVSAVDVFNKNIRKKKLFANFLRHPLSTSSANWIDYNNNSVDYIFTDPPFGANLNYSELSFIWESWLKVWTNNVPEAIENSVQGKGATEYRNLMAGCFKEAYRVLKPGRWMTVEFSNTKASVWSSIQTALTEAGFIVANVSALDKKQGSFKAVTTLTAVKQDLVISAYKPNGGFEERFEEEAKSEEGVWDFIQTHLKYLPVTKKLGLDFVAIPERDPRILYDQVIAYYVRKGYNVPIDSQDFQLGLSQRFPERDGMYFLPEQVAEYDRKKMIGGGRPLQQSLFISDEASAIEWLRSLLRDKPQSFQDINPLFMKEIGGWSKSEIGLELSTLLEQNFLAYDGKGPVPDQIHSYLSSNWKDMRNLPKEDPALVAKAKNRWYVPDPNKAGDLEKLREKALLKEFEEYKQAKKKLKIFRLEAVRAGFKKAWQERDYKVIIAVAEKIPNNVLEEDPKLLMWYDQAVTRVGDE; from the coding sequence ATGATCAAAAAAAAGAATTTATTGAAGAAAAACGTCGCTCTCGGCAAACCTGACGGCGGAAACCTTTTCGATGAAGAGGTTGTGTCAGATGATGGGCCGGTGAAATGCCTCGGTCTGGAATTTGAAAACGACGACGCCAGGCGTGCCCACTTTACGGAGGAACTGCGCAAAAAACTGCAGGATCCGGAATTCCGCAAGATTGAGGGCTTTCCGATCGGTGAAGATGAGGACATCCTAAAACTGAGCGATCCGCCATATTACACCGCCTGCCCGAACCCATGGATTGCCGATTTTATTGATGAATGGGAAAGGCAGAAGCCGGAAAAGCCAGCGGATTATCATTATCATCGGGAGCCTTTTGCAGCTGATGTCAGTGAAGGAAAAAACGACCCGATCTACAATGCTCACTCCTATCATACCAAGGTGCCTCACAAAGCAATTATGCGCTACATCCTGCATTACACCGAACCGGGCGACATTGTTTTTGATGGTTTCTGTGGAACCGGAATGACAGGTGTGGCTGCCCAGATGTGTGGTGATCGGGATGTGGTCACGTCGCTTGGTTATCAAGTGAAACCAGATGGTACTATTCTTCAGGAAGAGACTGATGAGGATGGCAAAAAAGTATGGAAACCCTTCTCAAAACTCGGCGCTCGCAAGGCCGTGTTAAATGACCTGTCTCCTGCGGCTACCTTTATCGCTTACAACTACAACACACCGGTTGATGTTTATGCATTTGAGAGGGAGGCAAAACGTATTCTCGCTGAAGTGGAAGAGGAATGCGGCTGGATGTATGAAACACTTCATACGGATGGTAAGACGAAAGGCAAGATTAATTATGCTGTGTGGAGTGATGTGTTCGTTTGCCCTGAATGTGCTGGTGAGGTTGTGTTTTGGGATGCCGCGGTCGATAAAGAAGCAGGAAAAGTTAGAGACTCTTTCCCATGTCCACATTGTCACGCTGAATTAACTAAACGAAAAATGGAACGTGCCTGGACAACGAAATTTGATTCCGCCCTGAATGATTCTGTTAAACAGGCAAAGCAAGTGCCCGTTATTATTAATTATTCGATAAAAGACCAGAGTGGTCGTTTTGAAAAAAGTCCGGATAAAAACGATTTAACACTGATTGAGAAAATTGAGAACAGCGAAATCCATTACTGGTTTCCAAATTATCGCATGATGAAAGGAAAAGAAACCCGCCGCAATGATCCTGCTGGTATCACCCATGTGCATCATTTCTATACAAAAAGAAATTTATGTGTGTTAGCTGCTGTTAGAATAAGAAGCTCTTCAAGTTTTTTGATTAGTCAACTTGCTATGTGGTGGACGTTAACAAAACTCTATAGATATAGATGGGCGGGTGGAATAGCGGGTGCTGGGGGTGGCCCAATGGCAGGAACATTATACATTCCATCTTTGATTAAAGAAATTTCAGTATTGGTCTCTGCAGTGGACGTATTCAATAAGAATATTCGCAAAAAAAAATTATTTGCGAACTTCTTGAGGCACCCGCTTTCAACGAGTTCCGCTAATTGGATTGATTATAACAACAACAGTGTGGATTACATCTTTACGGATCCACCTTTCGGAGCCAATCTCAATTACTCAGAGCTTAGCTTCATTTGGGAATCATGGTTAAAAGTATGGACGAATAACGTGCCAGAGGCTATTGAAAACTCTGTTCAAGGCAAGGGCGCTACAGAGTATCGAAACTTAATGGCTGGCTGCTTCAAAGAAGCCTACCGAGTGCTAAAGCCTGGTCGCTGGATGACGGTTGAGTTTTCAAACACCAAAGCATCGGTTTGGAGTAGTATCCAAACAGCCCTTACTGAAGCTGGATTTATTGTAGCAAACGTTTCGGCCCTCGATAAGAAGCAAGGAAGTTTTAAGGCAGTAACAACGTTAACAGCTGTTAAACAAGACCTTGTTATCTCAGCCTATAAACCCAATGGTGGCTTTGAAGAGAGGTTCGAGGAAGAGGCTAAATCTGAAGAGGGTGTCTGGGATTTCATCCAAACTCACTTAAAATACCTACCAGTAACTAAAAAACTGGGATTGGACTTTGTCGCAATACCTGAACGTGACCCACGAATCCTTTACGATCAGGTTATTGCCTATTACGTGCGCAAAGGCTACAACGTTCCCATCGACAGCCAAGATTTTCAGCTTGGCTTATCACAACGTTTCCCCGAGCGTGATGGCATGTACTTCCTGCCGGAACAGGTGGCGGAATACGACCGTAAGAAGATGATCGGTGGCGGCAGGCCACTGCAACAGTCGCTGTTTATTTCCGATGAAGCATCGGCCATCGAATGGCTTCGCAGTCTTTTGCGTGACAAGCCGCAGAGCTTTCAGGATATCAATCCACTCTTTATGAAGGAGATTGGTGGCTGGAGCAAAAGTGAGATAGGCTTGGAGCTCTCCACACTGCTGGAGCAGAACTTCCTGGCATACGACGGCAAAGGCCCCGTTCCCGACCAGATCCACAGCTACCTCTCCAGTAACTGGAAGGATATGCGTAATCTGCCGAAAGAGGATCCGGCGTTAGTCGCCAAAGCCAAAAATCGCTGGTATGTGCCCGATCCTAACAAAGCGGGGGACCTTGAAAAACTGCGCGAAAAAGCCCTCTTGAAAGAGTTTGAAGAATACAAGCAGGCCAAAAAGAAGCTCAAAATATTCCGGCTTGAGGCGGTTCGCGCTGGATTCAAGAAAGCGTGGCAGGAACGGGACTATAAAGTGATTATCGCCGTAGCCGAAAAAATCCCGAACAACGTGCTTGAGGAAGATCCCAAGCTGCTCATGTGGTACGACCAAGCGGTTACACGGGTGGGAGACGAGTAA
- the pglZ gene encoding BREX-3 system phosphatase PglZ, with protein MSSWRSTILENFVPNVAKLTLVSDPDCLLTEEKLAMGLRDRGFDLIEFNDPMEFRYAYESKYRSIWDRGEYTDLVVVLRLQNAELESLPYDLLQAGRKLSFNLGDLFPNLSYPVIEKLDRGLLDLLYEAQRKSPPDRMGDNTTKDFILRHVFGVAPELISTEVELLRFLLRLHYGNLAIPSMLADRLVDVFESSGSFKGWSLSQIIPDAEQFFVFIQERWPIFLENLNQANQVKEDSEAYGLKFQGPVILPFDHQDIRVYIDNLFVEGKLTPVDLPGMDIAKDSWVLSGISAAQSDGEGLRISRLFEIVDTADLSTDSRYTDWIAFSMKWAELSALIHTASNARYKKRYSEIGQKLNSCFADWLETHYASLINLPPSTPAMLHHVPRHLARSIEDQKNKKIALVVIDGLSLDQWITVRNIIQKQNSDLVLRESATFAWIPTLTSVSRQAIFSGKPPIYFPSSINSTNSEEKLWKQFWQGHDVPKLEIIYKRSLGDGDAEVVMDNLINPAHTKIIGLVIDKVDKIMHGMQLGAAGMHNQIDQWCRGEYLTSLLNYLSNHGYEIWITSDHGNVESIGKGRPTEGAIAESRGERVRIYPTPELRSQVSSIFPFAREWLPSGLPDNYFPLVASGNDAFVDEGKLIVGHGGVAIEEVIVPLIKVERRTQ; from the coding sequence GTGAGTAGCTGGCGAAGCACCATCCTTGAAAATTTTGTACCGAATGTCGCCAAACTGACGCTGGTATCTGATCCTGATTGCCTGCTGACCGAGGAAAAACTGGCAATGGGGCTGCGAGACCGTGGGTTTGATCTCATCGAGTTTAATGACCCCATGGAGTTCAGATATGCCTATGAGTCGAAATATCGATCCATTTGGGACCGGGGCGAATATACCGATTTGGTTGTGGTCCTTCGCTTGCAGAATGCTGAGCTGGAATCGCTGCCTTACGACCTGCTCCAGGCTGGCCGCAAACTGTCGTTCAACCTGGGTGACCTCTTCCCCAATCTGAGCTACCCGGTCATTGAGAAACTCGACCGGGGCTTGCTGGACTTGCTTTATGAAGCCCAGCGCAAGTCGCCACCGGATCGCATGGGCGACAACACCACCAAGGATTTTATCCTTCGACATGTATTTGGTGTGGCACCAGAACTCATATCCACAGAGGTTGAGCTTCTCCGCTTTTTGTTGCGGTTACACTACGGGAATTTGGCAATACCATCAATGCTGGCAGATAGGTTGGTTGATGTATTTGAAAGCAGTGGAAGTTTTAAAGGCTGGAGTCTGTCTCAGATCATTCCAGATGCAGAGCAGTTCTTTGTATTCATACAGGAACGCTGGCCAATATTCCTTGAAAACCTGAATCAAGCAAATCAGGTCAAAGAAGATTCTGAAGCCTACGGCTTAAAGTTCCAAGGGCCTGTGATACTTCCTTTCGACCATCAAGATATTAGGGTTTATATCGATAATTTATTTGTTGAGGGTAAACTTACACCGGTCGACTTGCCCGGCATGGATATAGCGAAAGATTCGTGGGTTTTAAGCGGTATTTCAGCAGCCCAATCAGATGGCGAGGGTCTCAGGATTTCTCGGCTGTTTGAGATTGTTGATACAGCCGACTTATCGACGGATTCGAGATACACTGACTGGATTGCGTTCTCCATGAAATGGGCGGAGCTTTCAGCGCTCATACATACGGCAAGCAATGCCCGGTATAAGAAGCGTTATAGTGAAATAGGTCAAAAGCTGAATAGCTGCTTTGCCGATTGGCTGGAAACTCATTATGCTAGCCTTATAAACCTACCGCCCTCAACTCCAGCAATGTTGCACCACGTGCCGCGACATCTGGCCCGATCCATTGAAGATCAAAAGAATAAAAAGATAGCACTGGTGGTTATAGATGGCCTTTCGCTGGACCAGTGGATAACGGTTCGAAACATAATCCAGAAGCAAAACAGCGATCTTGTCCTGCGCGAATCAGCAACGTTCGCGTGGATACCAACGCTCACGTCTGTTTCACGACAAGCCATATTTTCAGGCAAGCCGCCGATTTATTTTCCCTCTTCCATCAACTCAACAAACAGCGAAGAGAAACTGTGGAAACAGTTTTGGCAAGGCCATGATGTTCCGAAGCTGGAGATCATTTATAAACGCAGTCTCGGAGATGGTGATGCCGAGGTCGTTATGGATAACTTAATCAATCCGGCACATACTAAGATCATTGGGCTGGTAATCGATAAAGTTGACAAGATCATGCATGGAATGCAGCTCGGAGCGGCAGGCATGCATAATCAGATAGATCAATGGTGCCGAGGTGAATACCTGACCTCTCTGCTTAATTATCTGAGTAACCATGGCTATGAAATTTGGATAACCTCAGATCATGGCAACGTAGAATCGATAGGCAAGGGACGACCAACGGAAGGTGCTATTGCGGAGAGCCGTGGAGAAAGGGTTCGTATATATCCGACACCGGAACTGCGCTCACAGGTCTCTTCTATATTTCCCTTTGCGCGAGAATGGCTTCCGTCGGGGCTGCCAGACAATTATTTCCCATTAGTTGCCTCCGGGAATGATGCATTTGTTGATGAAGGAAAGTTGATTGTCGGCCATGGAGGTGTTGCTATCGAAGAAGTTATTGTGCCTCTGATCAAAGTAGAAAGGAGGACACAATAA
- the purE gene encoding 5-(carboxyamino)imidazole ribonucleotide mutase encodes MTKAKIGIVLGSASDKAIAKKAGDMLDKLQIPYEVTVASAHRTPEDAAAYAANGEKRGLMAIIAVAGLSAALPGVLAAHTSLPVIGVPVSAGTVGGLDALYSVAQMPPGVPVASVGIDGGANAALLAARIVALLDEKTAKNLEDLRVEQAEKVRKSRSTLELPEVPEEAFK; translated from the coding sequence ATGACCAAGGCAAAGATAGGCATAGTTCTGGGATCGGCAAGCGACAAAGCGATCGCCAAAAAAGCGGGAGACATGCTGGACAAGCTCCAGATCCCCTACGAGGTGACGGTGGCCTCCGCCCACAGAACCCCGGAGGACGCTGCGGCCTACGCCGCCAACGGAGAAAAACGAGGGCTAATGGCCATCATAGCCGTGGCGGGACTTTCCGCCGCCCTTCCCGGCGTGCTGGCCGCCCACACTTCCCTGCCGGTCATAGGGGTTCCGGTTTCCGCCGGAACCGTGGGAGGGCTGGACGCCCTCTACTCGGTGGCCCAGATGCCTCCGGGCGTTCCCGTGGCGTCGGTAGGAATAGACGGAGGGGCCAACGCCGCCCTTCTGGCTGCCAGGATAGTGGCCCTCCTGGACGAAAAAACAGCGAAAAACCTGGAAGACCTCCGGGTGGAACAGGCCGAAAAGGTCCGCAAATCCAGATCGACCCTGGAGCTTCCGGAGGTGCCGGAGGAAGCGTTTAAATAG
- a CDS encoding RNA-binding domain-containing protein, producing MTEQEIFDLLNQHEWKDVEFKEARTSVPKSAYESVSAFANTEGGHLVFGVKKDGSDFEVVGVIDVDKVQNDFITALRQKDKISCIIDVKEDLKTVSEKDLLIFYIPEANRSEKPVYLSGDMKRSFLRKGACDVKCSDAELKRLLSDASKDRYDGGTVNYDIGKCFNSKDIAWYRRQYEEKAGTRSYADLDDEEFLFQFGLVKETESGRKPTVASILLFGQDGYLRGFLPRPIIDCQRYLYKSDAIGIERWHDRIVCDYNLIQTWASIMEWYYRFAEIPFEVDPRTMQRKDQPVDYIPFREAIVNMLIHQDYSDHVRKPVIQHFSDLTRFWNPGDAFASVEDLLDPGEKETRNPLIVSAFRRIGFSENAGWGLRDVFKSWRGLGHVPPEIINDKPKKAFELILKKEILISNYQRKFQEAIGVHLSEDEAAVFAFACKKFTPFSLSEIRAVINKPVSTCTDVANQLVNQVLLVKLADSLFELTPVMRQRFQAETQVEAYVEEQEAQVEAYVEEQEAQVEAHVSLTSTERKILFALVENEKSAKELTKAAGYKSRTGNFKRSLEKLLSEKLIQMTNPENPKASNQKYVISEHGFRLLKAWEDPSD from the coding sequence ATGACGGAACAAGAAATTTTTGATCTTCTTAATCAGCATGAGTGGAAGGATGTTGAGTTTAAAGAAGCCCGAACTTCAGTTCCTAAGAGTGCTTATGAATCTGTCTCTGCCTTTGCTAATACTGAAGGTGGGCACCTTGTTTTTGGTGTAAAAAAAGATGGTTCCGATTTCGAGGTTGTTGGGGTCATAGATGTAGACAAGGTTCAGAACGATTTCATTACAGCTCTCAGGCAAAAGGACAAAATCAGTTGCATCATCGATGTAAAAGAGGACTTGAAAACGGTTTCGGAAAAAGACCTGCTTATTTTTTATATCCCGGAAGCAAATCGTTCTGAAAAACCAGTTTACCTGAGTGGTGATATGAAAAGAAGCTTTCTCCGCAAAGGTGCATGTGATGTCAAATGCTCTGATGCAGAATTGAAACGCCTGCTGAGCGATGCGTCAAAGGATCGATATGATGGTGGCACTGTTAATTATGATATCGGTAAATGCTTCAACTCAAAGGATATTGCCTGGTATCGTCGCCAATATGAAGAAAAAGCTGGAACACGAAGTTATGCTGATTTAGATGATGAAGAGTTTTTGTTTCAATTTGGCTTGGTTAAAGAGACTGAATCGGGTCGAAAACCAACCGTTGCTTCCATACTTCTATTTGGTCAGGATGGCTATCTGAGAGGTTTTCTGCCAAGGCCGATTATTGACTGCCAGCGTTATCTCTATAAGTCCGATGCCATCGGTATTGAGCGCTGGCATGATCGGATCGTTTGCGATTACAATCTTATACAGACTTGGGCCTCGATCATGGAATGGTATTATCGCTTTGCAGAAATTCCTTTTGAAGTTGATCCCAGAACCATGCAGCGGAAGGACCAGCCTGTTGACTACATTCCTTTCCGTGAAGCCATTGTAAATATGTTGATTCATCAGGATTACTCGGATCATGTCCGCAAGCCTGTTATTCAGCATTTTTCTGATTTAACCCGCTTCTGGAATCCAGGTGATGCGTTTGCTTCAGTCGAAGATTTACTCGATCCCGGCGAAAAAGAGACAAGAAATCCACTGATTGTCAGTGCTTTCAGGCGAATAGGATTCAGTGAAAACGCTGGTTGGGGTTTGCGTGATGTGTTCAAGTCATGGCGGGGATTGGGTCATGTTCCTCCCGAGATTATCAATGATAAACCAAAGAAAGCTTTCGAACTTATTTTAAAAAAGGAAATATTGATTTCAAACTATCAACGAAAGTTCCAAGAAGCTATCGGCGTTCATCTCTCTGAAGATGAAGCCGCTGTGTTTGCATTTGCATGTAAAAAGTTTACACCGTTTTCTCTGAGTGAAATAAGAGCTGTCATTAACAAACCTGTCTCCACCTGTACTGATGTGGCAAATCAGCTGGTTAATCAGGTTTTGCTGGTAAAACTGGCAGATAGCCTCTTTGAACTAACACCCGTTATGAGACAGAGGTTTCAGGCCGAGACCCAAGTCGAGGCCTATGTTGAGGAACAAGAGGCCCAAGTCGAGGCCTATGTTGAGGAACAAGAGGCCCAAGTCGAGGCCCATGTAAGCCTGACATCTACAGAGCGAAAAATTTTGTTTGCATTAGTAGAAAACGAGAAATCAGCCAAGGAACTCACTAAAGCCGCTGGTTATAAATCCAGGACCGGTAATTTCAAGCGTAGTCTTGAGAAATTATTGTCAGAAAAACTGATCCAAATGACAAACCCTGAAAATCCCAAGGCCAGCAACCAGAAATATGTTATTTCTGAACACGGTTTCAGACTTTTAAAAGCATGGGAGGATCCGAGTGACTAA
- a CDS encoding DEAD/DEAH box helicase, translating into MSNMWKYSTIHKSACKVVDEQTLWGQTVCRVWLPNQDAVVRVSQSDLQSLSSDWHPRIEGHRITYISAAAKVAEVLEGSSRGSDGHVLLAPMESNVIPLPHQIHALSRAISSDRVRYLLADEVGLGKTIEAGLVMRELKLRGLVRRTLVVAPKSLAMQWVSEMSTHFNESFSLVNPSDLDALERLERPGQYVIGKTDHISDYNPWMRFSQAIVTLDSVKPIARRRGWSKEKIRAYNRNRYERLVQGQWDLIVVDESHRMGGSTDQVARYKLGQGLAEAAPYLLLLSATPHQGKSDAFQRLMSLLDPMAFPDLESVTRDKVSEFVIRTEKRKAVTAEGKPLFLPRITQTLGVDLERNPAQVALYDAVTDYVKKGYNRAIKDRKPHIGFLMVLLQRIVTSSSYAIRCTLERRLHALENLRETHASPGEEELEDFTDLDGQTQLDLLVEVNEPGRAKEMAEVNALLDLARSAEIAGPDVKTEALMSLIFQLQGEENDDQLKLLIFTEFVPTQVMLQTFLEERGIPCAILNGSMSMDERRMAQRDFRDNARILISTDAGGEGLNLQFCHVVVNYDLPWNPMRIEQRIGRVDRIGQSKIVRAVNFLYENSVEGRVREVIQTKLSIILNEMGIDKTNDILDTSLSGEVIEKMMTHVIMEDSDLDAEVDQTVQNLQEEMQRVREQCAVYGISEEPDLAAMEKLRSHPLPYWIEQMTTHYLQTKECKLEKDLLGWNFTWPDGEKVQSAVFQSRDLSTDGDLLSLENAWIRGLAMNLPQFIPGQPLPCVSINGLPKIVSGLWGLFEIRLSVGQPDNFQIRVPLTRRSYFPVFMSNEEKLFMPTARHIWDQLLTNDLRIDSLKGSKESIVAGEKLLWAAEKVGQELFETMQEAHFAALSREEERGMIAFTSRRKAIKRLGLPEVRQFRLARLNEDELQWRSELKSARQIVPEMRPLLMLNIENGGICE; encoded by the coding sequence ATGAGTAATATGTGGAAGTACAGCACCATACACAAAAGCGCCTGCAAGGTTGTTGATGAACAGACATTGTGGGGGCAGACGGTATGCCGTGTCTGGTTGCCGAATCAGGATGCAGTTGTTCGAGTTTCCCAATCTGACCTGCAGTCGCTGTCGAGCGACTGGCATCCGAGAATTGAAGGTCACCGAATAACCTATATCTCAGCAGCGGCCAAGGTGGCCGAGGTTTTGGAAGGATCCTCCAGAGGATCTGACGGGCATGTCTTGCTGGCTCCTATGGAGTCAAACGTGATCCCGCTGCCTCACCAGATTCACGCACTCTCACGGGCAATATCCAGTGATCGTGTCCGCTACCTGTTAGCTGATGAAGTCGGTCTTGGAAAAACCATCGAAGCCGGGCTTGTGATGCGTGAGTTGAAATTACGCGGTCTGGTTCGTCGTACATTGGTGGTGGCTCCAAAGAGTCTGGCCATGCAGTGGGTGTCAGAGATGAGTACCCATTTCAATGAATCCTTTTCCTTGGTTAACCCGAGCGATCTGGATGCTTTGGAACGTTTGGAACGGCCGGGTCAGTACGTCATCGGAAAAACAGATCACATAAGTGATTACAACCCGTGGATGCGGTTTTCTCAGGCAATAGTGACGCTGGATTCTGTTAAACCGATAGCGCGTCGTAGAGGTTGGTCAAAAGAAAAGATTCGGGCGTACAACCGGAATCGTTACGAGAGACTGGTCCAGGGCCAATGGGATTTGATCGTCGTGGATGAGTCACATCGAATGGGTGGTAGTACCGATCAGGTGGCTCGCTACAAACTGGGACAAGGACTCGCCGAGGCGGCACCGTATCTCCTCCTTTTGTCGGCAACACCTCATCAAGGGAAATCCGATGCCTTTCAGCGTCTGATGAGTTTGCTTGATCCGATGGCTTTCCCTGATTTGGAAAGCGTGACCCGTGACAAAGTTTCTGAGTTTGTAATACGGACCGAAAAGCGCAAGGCGGTGACGGCAGAGGGCAAGCCGCTGTTTCTGCCGCGAATCACACAGACGTTAGGTGTGGATCTGGAACGAAATCCGGCACAGGTGGCTTTGTACGATGCGGTTACTGACTACGTGAAAAAAGGCTATAACCGCGCGATAAAGGACCGAAAACCACACATCGGGTTCCTGATGGTTCTTCTGCAGCGAATTGTCACCTCAAGCTCTTACGCAATCCGCTGTACATTGGAACGAAGGCTGCATGCGCTGGAAAACTTGCGAGAAACTCATGCATCCCCAGGCGAAGAAGAACTTGAGGATTTCACAGACCTTGATGGACAGACGCAGCTGGACTTGTTGGTTGAGGTGAACGAACCAGGCAGAGCCAAAGAGATGGCGGAGGTGAATGCTCTGCTGGATCTTGCCCGGTCCGCTGAAATAGCCGGGCCTGATGTCAAAACAGAGGCTCTGATGAGCCTCATCTTTCAGTTACAAGGAGAGGAAAATGACGACCAGCTGAAACTGCTGATTTTTACCGAATTTGTTCCAACGCAGGTTATGCTCCAAACTTTTCTTGAGGAGCGAGGCATACCTTGCGCCATATTGAACGGCTCCATGAGCATGGATGAACGACGGATGGCTCAGCGTGATTTTCGTGATAATGCTCGGATTCTTATATCAACAGATGCTGGTGGTGAAGGTCTGAATCTACAATTCTGCCATGTAGTGGTTAACTACGATTTGCCGTGGAATCCTATGCGTATTGAACAGCGGATCGGTCGTGTCGACCGTATTGGTCAAAGCAAAATAGTCCGGGCAGTCAACTTTTTATATGAAAACTCTGTTGAAGGCCGGGTGCGGGAAGTGATTCAAACCAAGCTTTCCATCATTCTGAATGAAATGGGTATCGATAAAACCAATGACATTCTGGACACCTCACTGTCCGGCGAGGTGATCGAAAAGATGATGACTCACGTCATTATGGAGGACTCTGACCTGGATGCCGAGGTCGATCAGACGGTGCAGAACCTTCAGGAAGAAATGCAGCGGGTTCGAGAGCAATGTGCTGTATATGGAATATCTGAAGAGCCGGACCTAGCGGCGATGGAAAAACTGCGCAGCCATCCTCTGCCTTACTGGATCGAACAGATGACGACCCATTATCTGCAAACGAAAGAGTGTAAATTGGAAAAGGATCTGCTTGGCTGGAATTTCACATGGCCAGATGGCGAAAAGGTGCAAAGTGCGGTCTTCCAGTCTAGAGACCTTTCAACCGATGGGGACCTCCTGTCGCTTGAAAATGCTTGGATTCGCGGCTTGGCCATGAATCTGCCGCAGTTCATTCCCGGACAGCCTTTGCCTTGTGTATCTATAAACGGACTCCCTAAAATCGTTTCAGGTCTGTGGGGCCTTTTTGAAATCCGCTTGTCTGTGGGGCAACCTGATAACTTTCAAATCAGAGTTCCTCTGACAAGACGGAGTTACTTCCCGGTTTTCATGAGCAATGAGGAAAAGTTGTTCATGCCAACCGCAAGGCATATCTGGGATCAGTTGTTAACCAATGATCTTCGCATAGATAGCCTGAAAGGTTCAAAAGAGTCCATTGTGGCTGGCGAAAAACTTCTGTGGGCAGCCGAAAAGGTCGGACAGGAGCTTTTTGAGACGATGCAGGAAGCTCATTTTGCCGCATTATCCCGTGAAGAAGAGCGCGGTATGATTGCCTTTACATCACGTCGTAAAGCCATCAAACGGTTGGGATTGCCGGAAGTTCGACAGTTCAGACTGGCCCGTTTGAATGAAGATGAATTACAATGGCGCAGCGAGCTTAAGTCCGCCCGACAAATAGTACCGGAAATGCGGCCGCTGTTAATGCTCAATATTGAAAATGGAGGTATTTGTGAGTAG